The Sporosarcina sp. Te-1 DNA window CCAAGCATCCAGAATACATTTCAAACGGCATATTAGAACGAATCACAGAGCCCGAGCGTATCATTTCCTTCCGGGTGGCGTGGGAGGATGATAAAGGCAAAGTGCAAGTGAACCGTGGCTTCCGTGTTCAGTTCAATAGTGACCTCGGCCCATATAAGGGCGGCATCCGCTTCCATCCTTCCGTTAACAGCAGCATTATGAAATTCCTCGCATTTGAGCAGATTTTTAAAAATGCATTGACCGGCCAACCGATCGGAGCGGGCAAAGGCGGATCCGATTTCGATCCAAAAGGGAAATCAGATCGTGAAATCATGCGCTTCACACAAAGCTTCATGACGGAATTGAGCAAGCATATCGGCCCGGACATTGACGTGCCGGCAGGCGATATTGGAGTCGGAAAACGAGAAATCGGTTATATGTTCGGTCAGTACAATCGTTTAAAAGGCGGCTATGAAGCGGGCGTCCTGACAGGTAAAAATCCAAATCATGGAGGAAGTTTGGGAAGGAAGGAAGCGACCGGATACGGCACTGTCTATTTCGTCGAGGAGATGTTGAATGAAAATGGACTGTCCATAACAGGCAAGAAGGTTATTGTCTCAGGTTCTGGAAATGTTTCCACCTATGCCATGGAAAAGGCACAGCAGCTTGGCGGAATAGTCATTGCATGCAGTGACTCAGACGGCTTTATTGTCGATTTAGAAGGGATAAATCTTGAGACAGTGAAACGTTTAAAGGAAGTAGAGCACAAGCGGATAGCAGAATATATCAAAGAACACCCGCACGCCGCCTATCATTCAGATTGTTCCGGCATCTGGTCGATTTTATGTGACATAGCCTTGCCTTGTGCCACCCAAAATGAGATCGATGAAATTTCCGCTCATACGCTTATAGGAAATGGCGTTATAGCCATCGGAGAAGGTGCCAACATGCCATGTACCATTGAAGCCATTGATTTATTCCATGAAAATCGAGTGTT harbors:
- the gdhA gene encoding NADP-specific glutamate dehydrogenase, which translates into the protein MTKLDGLTENRNRANDYVHEVYQLVKKRNPDEKEFLQATREIFDSLRPVFAKHPEYISNGILERITEPERIISFRVAWEDDKGKVQVNRGFRVQFNSDLGPYKGGIRFHPSVNSSIMKFLAFEQIFKNALTGQPIGAGKGGSDFDPKGKSDREIMRFTQSFMTELSKHIGPDIDVPAGDIGVGKREIGYMFGQYNRLKGGYEAGVLTGKNPNHGGSLGRKEATGYGTVYFVEEMLNENGLSITGKKVIVSGSGNVSTYAMEKAQQLGGIVIACSDSDGFIVDLEGINLETVKRLKEVEHKRIAEYIKEHPHAAYHSDCSGIWSILCDIALPCATQNEIDEISAHTLIGNGVIAIGEGANMPCTIEAIDLFHENRVLFAPAKAANAGGVAVSAMEMSQNSMRLRWTEAEVDERLKVVMHNIFESCKKAAENYGHPGNLAVGANIAGFLKVADAMVAHGIR